A single genomic interval of Asinibacterium sp. OR53 harbors:
- a CDS encoding S8 family serine peptidase has product MPGSFYPNQLSDIYGFPKKGTGAGQSIAIIELGGGYRIEDINTYFKQLKLPIPRVIEVLVDGGTNAPTTADSADAEVMLDIEVAAAIAPDATIVVYFAPNTDKGFFNAIQTAVHDTTHNPNILSISWGASEKNWTEQSLKAFNEAFQAAAMLGVTVCAAAGDNGSADGEQDGKVHVDFPASSPFVLGCGGTTLTTKDKKVESEIVWHNIDGGATGGGVSEFFPKPNYQDPVNVPVSLNNNFAGRGVPDIAGNADPGTGYRVRVDGQDLVIGGTSAVAPLMAGLIARINEQKGKPVGFIHPKLYSAKSAYQYRDIVLGDNKTVAGAKGYVATPGWDACTGWGVLFALS; this is encoded by the coding sequence TTGCCCGGGAGTTTTTATCCCAACCAGCTATCAGACATCTACGGGTTTCCAAAAAAAGGAACGGGAGCGGGACAAAGTATCGCCATCATAGAATTAGGAGGCGGCTACCGCATCGAAGATATCAATACCTATTTCAAACAATTGAAATTACCCATTCCCAGGGTCATAGAGGTATTGGTAGATGGCGGAACGAATGCACCCACTACCGCAGACAGTGCCGATGCCGAAGTGATGCTCGATATTGAAGTGGCCGCCGCTATTGCGCCGGATGCTACGATCGTGGTTTATTTCGCACCCAATACCGACAAAGGTTTTTTCAATGCCATACAAACGGCTGTTCACGATACAACACACAATCCGAATATTCTCTCCATCAGTTGGGGCGCTTCAGAAAAGAACTGGACCGAGCAATCGCTCAAAGCCTTTAACGAAGCCTTCCAGGCCGCGGCCATGCTGGGCGTAACCGTATGCGCTGCAGCAGGCGATAATGGCTCGGCCGATGGGGAACAGGATGGGAAAGTGCATGTGGATTTCCCCGCTTCCAGCCCTTTTGTATTGGGTTGCGGAGGCACCACACTCACAACAAAAGATAAAAAAGTAGAATCGGAAATTGTCTGGCATAACATCGATGGCGGCGCCACAGGAGGTGGCGTGAGTGAGTTTTTCCCCAAGCCCAATTACCAGGATCCTGTTAATGTGCCCGTATCATTAAACAATAATTTTGCCGGAAGAGGTGTACCCGATATCGCCGGTAATGCCGATCCGGGAACCGGTTATCGGGTGCGTGTAGACGGACAAGACCTGGTGATCGGCGGCACCAGCGCTGTAGCTCCTCTCATGGCAGGATTGATCGCAAGGATCAATGAACAGAAAGGCAAACCCGTGGGTTTTATACATCCTAAATTATACAGCGCCAAAAGCGCTTATCAATACCGTGATATTGTATTGGGCGACAATAAAACAGTCGCGGGCGCTAAAGGTTATGTGGCCACTCCCGGTTGGGATGCCTGTACAGGATGGGGTGTACTGTTTGCCTTAAGCTGA
- a CDS encoding IS3 family transposase (programmed frameshift), whose translation MKKGRFTEAQIVSAMKKQESGIAVKEIAREMGISEATFYNWKAKYGGMEVSDVVKMKQMEAEISEYKKIVAELSLENRAMKNLIAKKFLTPEAKRETVHHLMEEEQLSNRKACELAGISRNTYRYQPKPKDDSEVQDALTVLTTKHVAIGFWQCCYRLWNKGHEWNHKRIYRVYTDMKLNIRRRGKKRLPERIKQPLNVPTAPNQVWSIDFMTDTLVDGRRFRLFNVMDDFNRESLAIEVDTSLPALRVIRVLERLIVQRGKPANIRCDNGPEFISHKLEEWCNDEQRQITIQFIQPGKPTQNAYIERKNGSIRREVLNAYLFYRLSEVREQTEEWRIDYNTERPHKSLGYLSPIRYAQMMEERKNLILENSN comes from the exons ATGAAAAAAGGAAGATTTACCGAAGCGCAGATTGTATCTGCAATGAAGAAACAGGAATCAGGAATTGCTGTTAAAGAGATTGCCCGAGAGATGGGTATCAGCGAAGCAACGTTTTACAATTGGAAGGCTAAGTATGGAGGCATGGAAGTGAGTGATGTTGTAAAAATGAAGCAGATGGAAGCTGAGATCAGTGAGTACAAGAAGATCGTGGCGGAGTTAAGCCTGGAGAACCGGGCAATGAAGAACCTGATCGCAAAAAAGT TTTTAACGCCTGAAGCGAAACGGGAAACTGTTCATCATCTGATGGAAGAAGAGCAGTTAAGTAACCGTAAGGCGTGCGAACTGGCAGGNATATCCCGCAACACCTACCGGTATCAACCAAAACCTAAGGATGACAGTGAAGTTCAGGATGCACTGACGGTTTTAACAACCAAACATGTTGCCATTGGATTTTGGCAGTGTTGCTATCGTCTTTGGAATAAAGGGCATGAATGGAATCATAAACGGATCTATCGGGTATACACAGATATGAAGCTGAATATCCGTCGCAGAGGCAAGAAACGGCTCCCAGAGCGGATAAAGCAACCCTTAAACGTTCCAACAGCACCTAACCAGGTATGGAGCATTGATTTTATGACCGACACGCTCGTAGATGGCAGAAGGTTCCGATTGTTCAATGTGATGGATGATTTTAACCGTGAATCGCTGGCGATAGAGGTTGACACCTCACTTCCGGCACTCAGGGTGATCAGGGTACTGGAAAGACTGATTGTTCAGCGAGGCAAGCCTGCCAATATCCGTTGCGACAATGGCCCAGAGTTTATCAGCCACAAACTGGAAGAGTGGTGCAATGATGAGCAAAGACAGATTACGATACAATTTATTCAACCGGGGAAACCCACACAAAATGCATACATAGAAAGGAAGAATGGAAGCATCAGAAGAGAAGTATTGAATGCTTACCTGTTTTATCGTTTGTCAGAAGTGAGAGAACAGACCGAAGAGTGGAGGATCGACTATAACACTGAACGACCACACAAATCGTTAGGTTATCTCTCACCGATCAGGTATGCGCAAATGATGGAAGAACGAAAAAACCTTATCTTAGAAAACTCTAACTAA
- a CDS encoding RHS repeat domain-containing protein, with product MSRDGVSSGYDWGYNSSLPIVKTVNAANHIKETLLPSTVNTSFNFPIGGSTTTYGGQYSFTQTQTGSIILTMPSLPNGANVTVNFTLTGPSGQSGYMCNSGSGGASCGSTPSTITYNNMPTGQYTLNYTVSTSFSSFTFNYSLSFTYQGMMIAMAGTKAYFAENFEENLSAVTGTAHTGNKYYNANYTCSFAPPDSRSYIIQWWNLVSGKWVFNQQNYTANMTLSGPVDDIRIFPVDAQITTYTYKPLTGMTSQTDPSGKTIYYEYDALGRLLLIRDMNGNIIKTMKYSYQGQ from the coding sequence TTGTCCAGAGACGGCGTATCATCAGGTTATGATTGGGGATATAACAGCAGCTTGCCTATTGTTAAGACTGTGAATGCGGCCAATCATATTAAAGAGACACTGCTGCCTAGTACAGTTAACACTTCCTTTAACTTCCCAATTGGCGGAAGCACTACCACTTATGGAGGCCAGTATTCATTCACTCAAACCCAAACTGGAAGCATTATTTTAACAATGCCATCGCTGCCCAATGGCGCTAATGTGACCGTCAATTTTACCCTAACAGGACCATCCGGTCAAAGTGGCTATATGTGCAATTCCGGTTCCGGTGGTGCGAGTTGCGGATCAACTCCATCTACCATCACATATAATAATATGCCGACTGGCCAGTATACATTGAACTACACGGTAAGTACCTCTTTCAGCAGTTTTACATTTAATTATTCTCTTTCTTTCACCTATCAGGGTATGATGATAGCAATGGCAGGTACCAAGGCGTATTTCGCTGAGAATTTTGAAGAAAACCTTTCGGCAGTTACAGGGACCGCTCATACGGGTAATAAATATTATAATGCTAACTACACTTGTTCTTTTGCCCCGCCTGATAGCAGGAGCTATATAATTCAGTGGTGGAATCTAGTCAGTGGGAAATGGGTATTTAACCAACAGAACTATACTGCTAATATGACCTTAAGCGGTCCTGTGGATGACATTAGAATTTTTCCTGTTGATGCTCAGATAACAACTTATACTTATAAACCATTAACTGGAATGACCAGCCAAACAGATCCGTCGGGAAAGACCATCTATTATGAATATGACGCTTTGGGAAGGTTGTTATTGATACGCGATATGAATGGGAATATTATTAAAACTATGAAATACAGTTATCAAGGACAATAA
- the hisC gene encoding histidinol-phosphate transaminase has product MFNLDSITRTNIKKLTPYSSARDEFSGEAKVFLDANENSLGSPLIKWYNRYPDPHQQMIKQKLSAIKGIASEHIFLGNGSDECIDLLFRCFCEPGKDNVIICPPTYGMYEVSANINDVEVRKATLLEDFQLDLVHIENLVDEHTKLIWLCSPNNPTGNSLNRADIETVLNNFNGIVVVDEAYINFAKQKSLVQELAEYPNLVVMQTLSKAWGLAGLRLGMAFASTAIIELMNKVKPPYNIGQATQELVLQALEEVGQVNDMIKILVDMRSALAGVFESMPTVEKVYPSDANFILVKIKDARKVYEFLLTKGIVLRDRSNVKLCEDCLRITVGTEQENTVLVDALQDWFALQTK; this is encoded by the coding sequence ATGTTCAATCTCGACTCAATTACCAGGACTAACATAAAAAAACTGACGCCTTACTCTTCTGCCCGCGATGAATTCAGCGGGGAAGCCAAAGTATTTTTAGACGCCAATGAGAACAGCCTCGGGTCACCGCTGATCAAATGGTACAACCGCTATCCCGATCCGCACCAGCAAATGATCAAACAAAAACTGAGCGCCATCAAAGGCATCGCTTCCGAACATATTTTCCTGGGCAACGGCAGCGACGAGTGCATCGATCTCCTGTTCCGCTGTTTCTGTGAGCCGGGGAAAGATAATGTAATCATTTGTCCGCCTACCTATGGCATGTATGAAGTAAGCGCCAACATCAACGACGTGGAAGTACGCAAAGCCACTTTGCTCGAAGACTTCCAGCTTGATCTCGTGCACATAGAAAACCTGGTAGACGAACACACCAAGCTGATCTGGCTTTGCTCACCCAATAACCCTACAGGCAATTCCCTGAACCGTGCCGATATAGAAACAGTGCTGAACAATTTCAACGGTATCGTAGTAGTAGATGAAGCCTATATCAATTTTGCAAAACAAAAATCGCTCGTACAGGAACTGGCAGAATATCCCAACCTGGTGGTGATGCAAACCTTGAGCAAAGCATGGGGACTAGCCGGACTTCGCCTGGGAATGGCTTTTGCCTCAACAGCTATTATTGAGCTGATGAACAAAGTAAAACCACCGTATAATATCGGACAGGCAACACAGGAGCTGGTATTGCAGGCGCTGGAAGAAGTAGGCCAGGTGAACGACATGATCAAAATACTGGTAGACATGCGCAGCGCCCTGGCAGGCGTTTTTGAATCCATGCCTACCGTGGAGAAAGTATATCCCTCCGATGCCAATTTCATCCTGGTGAAAATAAAAGATGCCAGGAAAGTGTATGAATTCCTGCTCACCAAAGGCATCGTATTGCGCGATCGCAGCAATGTGAAACTCTGTGAAGACTGCCTGCGCATTACCGTTGGAACCGAACAGGAGAATACGGTATTGGTAGATGCCCTGCAGGATTGGTTTGCATTGCAGACAAAATGA
- a CDS encoding barstar family protein, translating to MNLQEIITDALDTYKLNPKTTYVAIIDGHKSQTLKGFVHEMSIAFKFPDYYSDNMNSFREIINDLEWLEKSDYLLLIISSEELLKMGQGDDKEYVHNLLSDIHKEWENVPNYPGEDEYRKKSHFIVHFM from the coding sequence ATGAACTTGCAAGAAATTATTACAGACGCATTAGATACGTATAAGTTGAATCCGAAGACGACATATGTTGCAATTATTGATGGACATAAATCACAAACATTAAAGGGGTTTGTACATGAGATGAGTATAGCATTTAAATTTCCTGATTATTACTCTGATAACATGAATTCATTTCGTGAGATAATTAATGATTTAGAATGGCTAGAGAAATCTGATTATTTATTATTAATTATATCTTCGGAAGAGTTGCTTAAAATGGGACAAGGGGACGATAAGGAATATGTTCATAATCTTCTTTCAGATATTCATAAGGAATGGGAAAATGTGCCTAATTATCCAGGTGAAGATGAATACAGGAAAAAATCTCATTTTATAGTTCATTTTATGTAA
- the hisG gene encoding ATP phosphoribosyltransferase produces the protein MKLKLAIQKSGRLHDDSMRLLKECGIDVSNGVNKLKADASNFPLEVYFLRDDDIPQYVEDAVADIGFVGENVVYEKAKKVAVAHELGFGKCRLSIAVHRNEDYPGAQYLAGKKIATSYPVIVSRFLKEKGIEAEVHEISGSVEIAPGIGLADAICDLVSSGSTLFMNGLKEVETILQSQAVLIKNQDLAAEKQQLLDRLLFRIQAVKKAKNNKYVLLNAPNEKLKEIISLLPGMKSPTVLPLAEEGWSSVHSVLNENQFWDIIEQLKAAGAQGILVVPIEKMVV, from the coding sequence ATGAAGTTGAAATTAGCGATCCAGAAAAGCGGCCGTCTGCACGATGATTCCATGCGGCTCCTCAAAGAATGCGGTATCGACGTCAGTAACGGTGTAAACAAACTGAAAGCCGATGCCAGCAACTTCCCGTTGGAAGTATATTTCCTGCGCGACGATGATATCCCGCAATACGTGGAAGATGCGGTAGCAGATATCGGATTTGTAGGAGAGAACGTAGTGTATGAAAAAGCAAAAAAAGTAGCGGTAGCCCACGAACTGGGCTTCGGTAAATGCCGCCTCAGTATTGCCGTACACCGGAACGAAGATTACCCGGGAGCACAGTACCTGGCAGGTAAAAAGATCGCCACCAGCTACCCTGTGATCGTATCCCGTTTCCTGAAGGAAAAAGGCATTGAAGCAGAGGTACACGAGATCAGCGGCAGTGTGGAGATCGCCCCCGGTATAGGATTGGCCGATGCCATTTGCGACCTGGTGAGCAGTGGATCTACCCTGTTTATGAACGGACTCAAAGAGGTGGAAACCATCCTGCAATCACAGGCAGTTTTAATCAAAAATCAAGACCTGGCCGCGGAAAAGCAGCAATTATTGGACCGATTATTGTTTAGGATTCAGGCAGTGAAGAAGGCAAAGAACAACAAATACGTGTTGCTCAATGCACCCAATGAGAAGCTGAAAGAGATCATATCGCTGTTACCTGGGATGAAAAGTCCTACTGTGTTGCCCCTCGCCGAAGAAGGCTGGAGCAGCGTACACAGCGTACTCAATGAAAACCAGTTCTGGGATATCATTGAACAGTTGAAAGCGGCTGGTGCGCAGGGGATATTGGTAGTGCCTATTGAGAAGATGGTGGTTTAA
- a CDS encoding Dps family protein: MKANIGITDKNLQAVALMLNKILADEYVLYTKVRNYHWNIEGSNFMEMHKFYEDMYNGIDELIDEIAERVRKLGHYSEGRLKDFLKLTNLTEETYSSEQKKQLQNLLNDHETLARNLRNDINACSDKYKDLGTADFLTGLLKQHETWAWFVRSYLK, from the coding sequence ATGAAAGCAAACATTGGCATTACCGATAAGAATTTGCAGGCGGTAGCATTGATGCTGAACAAGATACTGGCCGATGAATATGTATTGTACACCAAAGTGCGTAATTACCACTGGAACATAGAGGGCAGTAATTTTATGGAAATGCATAAGTTTTATGAAGACATGTACAATGGCATTGATGAGCTCATCGATGAAATCGCAGAAAGGGTTCGCAAGCTGGGGCATTATTCTGAAGGCAGGCTGAAAGATTTTCTCAAACTGACAAACCTTACTGAAGAAACCTATTCAAGCGAGCAGAAGAAACAGTTACAGAATTTATTGAACGATCACGAGACATTGGCCCGCAATCTGCGTAATGATATCAATGCATGCAGCGATAAATACAAAGACCTGGGTACTGCCGATTTTCTTACCGGTCTGTTGAAGCAACACGAGACATGGGCCTGGTTCGTGAGAAGTTATCTCAAATAA
- the hisD gene encoding histidinol dehydrogenase — protein sequence MIMNVVTQPSRKDWNKILLRPELDTAALQQKVRSVLDVVKQDGDKAVRQFTRQFDEVNLEEFLVPAAEIEAAAAEVPDDLKKAIAQAASNIKCFHEKQIAAVEVVEPMPGVQCWRKSVGIEKVGLYIPGGSAPLFSTILMLAIPAKMAGCKEIILCSPPGKDGKLNPAILYAAQLTGVSKIFRIGGVQAIAAMAYGTETVPQVYKIFGPGNQYVTCAKQLVQQEGVAIDMPAGPSEVCVLADGTANAAFVAADLLSQAEHGTDSQVLLVTTEESLVEKVNKELEYQLKTLPRKAMATASLQNSKAIVVKDINEAIALVNEYAAEHLIIACDKEEAIAERITNAGSVFLGNYSPESAGDYASGTNHTLPTNGFAKAYSGVSLDSFVKKITYQKLSKEGLQAIGNTVELMAEAEGLDAHKNAVSIRLKQ from the coding sequence ATGATCATGAATGTTGTTACCCAACCCTCCCGGAAAGACTGGAACAAAATTTTACTGAGACCCGAACTCGACACTGCTGCCTTACAACAGAAGGTGAGAAGCGTATTGGATGTGGTGAAGCAGGACGGCGATAAAGCCGTGAGGCAATTCACCCGTCAGTTTGATGAAGTGAACCTGGAAGAATTCCTGGTGCCCGCAGCGGAAATCGAAGCAGCCGCAGCAGAAGTTCCCGATGACCTGAAAAAAGCGATAGCACAGGCTGCTTCTAATATTAAGTGCTTCCATGAAAAACAGATAGCTGCTGTAGAAGTAGTGGAACCTATGCCCGGTGTACAATGCTGGAGAAAAAGTGTGGGTATTGAAAAAGTAGGTCTCTATATACCCGGCGGTTCTGCGCCGCTCTTCTCTACTATCTTAATGCTGGCCATACCGGCGAAAATGGCTGGATGTAAAGAAATCATTCTCTGCTCTCCTCCGGGTAAGGACGGTAAACTCAACCCTGCCATACTATATGCAGCGCAACTCACGGGTGTTTCCAAAATATTCAGGATAGGGGGCGTGCAGGCGATCGCTGCCATGGCTTATGGCACTGAAACAGTGCCGCAGGTGTACAAGATATTCGGACCGGGCAACCAATATGTTACCTGTGCCAAACAATTGGTACAACAAGAAGGTGTTGCCATTGATATGCCGGCCGGACCGAGCGAAGTATGCGTGCTGGCCGATGGCACTGCCAACGCCGCTTTTGTGGCCGCAGACCTGTTAAGCCAGGCAGAGCATGGCACCGACAGTCAGGTATTGCTGGTAACAACCGAAGAATCGCTTGTAGAAAAAGTGAATAAGGAACTTGAATACCAGTTGAAGACCTTGCCCAGGAAAGCCATGGCCACCGCATCACTGCAAAACAGCAAAGCCATTGTAGTGAAAGACATCAACGAAGCCATCGCACTGGTAAATGAATACGCGGCAGAACACCTCATCATTGCCTGTGATAAAGAAGAAGCGATAGCAGAGAGGATCACCAATGCAGGCTCTGTTTTCCTGGGAAATTATTCACCCGAAAGTGCGGGCGACTATGCCAGCGGCACCAATCATACCCTGCCTACCAATGGCTTTGCCAAAGCTTACAGTGGTGTGAGTCTTGATTCTTTTGTGAAGAAGATCACCTACCAGAAATTATCCAAAGAAGGATTACAGGCCATCGGCAATACCGTAGAACTGATGGCGGAGGCAGAAGGACTCGATGCACACAAAAATGCAGTCTCGATACGATTAAAGCAATAA
- a CDS encoding GlsB/YeaQ/YmgE family stress response membrane protein, producing the protein MIWHLILGGVAGFLAGKVMSSGGYGILVDIILGIAGGWLGGWLGEKLGIHLGGSIGYLVTAFVGAIILVWAGRMIKKVA; encoded by the coding sequence ATGATCTGGCATTTAATTTTAGGCGGAGTAGCTGGTTTTTTGGCCGGCAAAGTAATGAGTAGTGGTGGTTACGGTATTTTAGTTGACATTATTCTTGGCATCGCGGGCGGCTGGCTCGGCGGTTGGCTAGGTGAAAAATTAGGCATCCATTTAGGTGGAAGCATCGGGTACCTGGTTACTGCATTTGTGGGGGCCATCATTTTGGTCTGGGCTGGAAGAATGATTAAAAAAGTGGCATAA
- a CDS encoding sorbosone dehydrogenase family protein, translating to MKKLVSILAFAMLAVVLWSCGQGKNKATETAAVKPDSNNAGLRLQPGFSALKVAENTGSPRHIVVTPQGDIYVKLSAPVGGKGILRLRDTNGDGKAEETTGFGNYGGTGIAIKKNYLYASSDEEVFRYKLNDKGEVMNPDQPEKIITGLISKGQHSSKSITLDDAGNIYVNIGAYSNSCQEQDRTKGSKGMMPCPILEQAGGIWQFSADKLNQSYPEGTKYATGLRNVVGLDWNTQLNQLFVMQHGRDQLHDLFPELYDDKASAELPAECMYALKKGDNAGWPYIYYDQLQHKKIMAPEYGGDGKKEGGQDAIDPVVAFPGHLAPNGLLFYTGNQFPARYKNGAFIAFHGSWNRAPLPQAGYFVVFVPFENGKPTGKWEVFADGFSGVATVNAANGAQHRPCGLAQGPDGSLYVTDDLKGTIYRIIYR from the coding sequence ATGAAGAAGTTAGTATCCATCCTGGCTTTTGCAATGCTTGCTGTTGTGCTCTGGTCATGCGGACAAGGCAAAAACAAAGCAACAGAAACTGCCGCAGTGAAACCCGATTCCAATAATGCGGGCCTCAGGTTACAGCCGGGCTTTAGCGCGCTGAAAGTGGCTGAGAACACGGGCAGTCCGCGCCATATTGTGGTTACGCCACAGGGAGATATTTATGTGAAGCTTTCCGCACCGGTAGGAGGCAAAGGCATCTTGCGTTTGCGCGACACCAACGGAGATGGTAAAGCAGAAGAAACCACCGGCTTTGGCAATTACGGGGGAACGGGTATTGCCATCAAAAAAAATTACCTCTATGCTTCTTCAGACGAAGAAGTATTCCGTTACAAGTTGAACGATAAAGGAGAAGTGATGAACCCCGATCAACCCGAAAAAATCATCACAGGACTCATCAGCAAGGGACAACATTCCTCCAAATCCATTACACTGGATGATGCAGGTAATATTTATGTGAACATCGGCGCCTATTCCAACTCCTGCCAGGAGCAGGACAGGACCAAGGGATCCAAAGGCATGATGCCCTGTCCGATTTTAGAACAAGCCGGTGGGATCTGGCAGTTCAGCGCCGATAAACTCAATCAATCTTATCCTGAAGGCACGAAATATGCTACCGGTCTGCGCAACGTAGTAGGACTCGATTGGAACACCCAATTGAACCAGCTTTTTGTAATGCAGCATGGCCGCGACCAGTTACACGATTTGTTTCCCGAGCTATACGATGACAAGGCCAGTGCAGAATTACCGGCAGAATGTATGTACGCGTTGAAGAAGGGCGATAATGCGGGATGGCCATATATCTATTACGATCAGTTACAACACAAAAAAATAATGGCGCCGGAATACGGAGGAGATGGTAAAAAAGAAGGCGGACAGGATGCGATTGATCCTGTTGTGGCTTTTCCCGGACACCTCGCCCCCAATGGATTGCTGTTCTATACAGGAAACCAGTTCCCTGCACGGTATAAGAATGGCGCATTCATTGCGTTCCATGGATCATGGAACCGCGCACCATTACCACAGGCAGGTTATTTTGTAGTCTTTGTGCCTTTTGAGAACGGAAAGCCAACAGGCAAATGGGAAGTATTTGCCGATGGTTTTTCAGGCGTAGCTACAGTAAATGCTGCTAACGGCGCACAACACAGGCCATGTGGATTGGCACAGGGACCGGATGGTTCATTGTATGTAACAGACGATCTGAAAGGAACCATTTATAGAATAATATACCGGTAA